A stretch of DNA from Paenibacillus albus:
AGGATGCGATTGAGTTCTATAAAGAAGCTTTGGGTGCGGAGGTTCTGTTCCTGCAAACGTTCGGCGAAATGCCGGAGAATCCGGAATTCCCCTTGCCTGAAGAAGCGAAGGGCCTTGTCGGACACGCGATGGTTCGCGTCGGCGAAACCGATCTGATGTTCTCTGATAACTTCCCAGGCACGCCGTTTGCAGTCGGCAACCAAGTGACGATCTGCATCTCATCCACAGATATTGAACGCTCCCGCCAAATCTACGAAGCGCTACCAGTAGGCGGTCAAGTTCACATGCCGCTTACAGAGACGTTCTTCAGCCCTGCGTACGCTGTATTAACTGATAAATTCGGCGTAACTTGGCAGGTCTACACACACGCTAATAAATAAACGGTGGCTGCCCCTCATAGCAGCAAGCGCGAAGAAACGGCTCTGAACGCAGCTTTTGCGGGAAGGGCTGTTTTTTTGTATAAAAAATGTAAAATTTTCTTTATTCTACACATGGTAGATTGAGGAAAAACAAGCTATAATTGAACCTACATAGAATCGGCCCGGCAGAGTCGCTGTCGTTCCATCGTGAAATTTTGAAGAAGGGCGTGTATCATGAAGATTCCGGTCGTTAAGAGATTCAATAAAAAAGAGTTTGAAATT
This window harbors:
- a CDS encoding VOC family protein, with the translated sequence MTVKLEPYLMMDGNTKDAIEFYKEALGAEVLFLQTFGEMPENPEFPLPEEAKGLVGHAMVRVGETDLMFSDNFPGTPFAVGNQVTICISSTDIERSRQIYEALPVGGQVHMPLTETFFSPAYAVLTDKFGVTWQVYTHANK